The following proteins are encoded in a genomic region of Spirosoma sp. SC4-14:
- a CDS encoding aspartate-semialdehyde dehydrogenase — protein sequence MKIAVVGATGLVGGEILKVLAERNFPVSELIPVASERSVGKQVEFKGKQYTVVSFEDAIAAKPAVAIFSAGGGTSLSLAPKFAEAGITVVDNSSAWRMDPTKKLVVPEINANTLTPDDKIIANPNCSTIQMVVALKPLHDRYTIKRVVVSTYQSVTGTGKAAVDQLFAERNGDNSVSKVYPHPIDLNVLPHIDVFLDNGYTKEEMKMVNETKKIMGDDSIQVTATTVRIPTIGGHSEAVNVEFENEFDLNEVVDLLRNAEGVIVQDDPQNKVYPMPLTAHGKDEVFVGRIRRDESQPKTLNMWIVADNLRKGAATNAVQIAEYLLKHNLVEAGEVVA from the coding sequence ATGAAAATCGCAGTCGTTGGTGCCACTGGCCTGGTCGGTGGCGAGATCCTGAAGGTTCTGGCAGAACGTAACTTTCCTGTTTCTGAACTCATTCCCGTTGCATCCGAACGGTCGGTTGGTAAACAGGTCGAGTTCAAGGGAAAACAGTATACGGTCGTCAGCTTTGAGGATGCCATTGCCGCTAAGCCTGCTGTTGCGATTTTTTCGGCAGGTGGTGGCACATCCCTGAGCCTGGCACCTAAATTTGCCGAAGCCGGTATCACTGTCGTCGACAATTCGTCGGCCTGGCGTATGGACCCAACCAAAAAACTGGTTGTTCCCGAAATTAATGCCAATACGCTAACCCCAGACGACAAAATTATTGCCAATCCAAACTGCTCTACCATTCAGATGGTGGTAGCATTGAAACCGCTGCACGACCGCTATACCATTAAACGGGTAGTCGTATCGACCTATCAGTCGGTAACGGGCACGGGCAAAGCAGCCGTCGATCAGTTGTTTGCCGAACGGAACGGTGATAACAGCGTTTCGAAAGTATATCCGCATCCGATAGATCTGAACGTATTGCCTCATATTGATGTGTTCCTTGATAACGGTTATACCAAAGAGGAAATGAAAATGGTCAACGAGACCAAGAAAATCATGGGCGACGATTCGATTCAGGTAACGGCTACCACGGTTCGTATTCCAACGATTGGCGGTCACTCGGAAGCGGTAAACGTAGAGTTCGAAAACGAATTTGATCTCAACGAAGTCGTTGATCTGCTGCGTAATGCTGAAGGCGTTATTGTGCAGGACGATCCGCAAAACAAGGTTTACCCCATGCCCCTAACGGCCCACGGTAAAGATGAGGTCTTTGTTGGCCGTATTCGTCGCGACGAAAGCCAGCCCAAAACACTGAATATGTGGATTGTGGCCGATAACCTTCGCAAAGGAGCGGCTACCAATGCCGTTCAGATTGCCGAATATTTGCTGAAACACAATCTGGTTGAAGCGGGCGAAGTAGTTGCCTAA
- a CDS encoding 5-formyltetrahydrofolate cyclo-ligase, whose translation MKKAELRRQFRQLRKSLPTEEIDIRSRQIAQRFFEQQCTIGNSTIHLFLPILRQHEIDTWPIIDQLWRNFPDVRVAISVTDSETYRLSHYQLTPDTVLAQNRWGIPEPIGQSSIPIQTSTLDLVLVPLLIFDQQGHRVGYGGGFYDRFLADCRPDCLKIGLSLFEPIDKITDVEPTDVPLDVCITPQHTYRFSKE comes from the coding sequence ATGAAAAAAGCCGAACTCCGCCGTCAATTTCGTCAACTCCGAAAGTCATTACCAACGGAAGAAATTGACATACGAAGTCGGCAGATAGCACAACGCTTTTTTGAGCAGCAATGCACGATCGGCAACAGTACTATCCATTTATTTCTGCCAATTCTACGCCAGCACGAAATTGACACTTGGCCAATTATCGATCAGCTCTGGCGTAATTTCCCGGATGTTCGGGTGGCTATATCGGTAACCGATTCTGAAACGTATCGGCTTTCACATTATCAATTGACACCCGATACGGTTTTGGCTCAAAATCGGTGGGGCATACCGGAGCCTATTGGCCAAAGCTCGATCCCTATTCAGACCTCAACCCTCGACCTGGTTCTGGTTCCACTCCTGATTTTCGATCAGCAGGGGCATCGGGTTGGCTATGGTGGTGGTTTCTACGACCGTTTTCTGGCCGACTGTCGACCTGATTGTCTAAAAATAGGATTATCACTGTTTGAACCCATCGATAAAATTACCGATGTTGAGCCAACAGATGTTCCACTGGATGTCTGTATTACTCCACAACATACCTATCGCTTCTCCAAAGAATAG
- the bshC gene encoding bacillithiol biosynthesis cysteine-adding enzyme BshC, with product MDCQYLPLESTGQFSTLFLDYIHKKDSLQPFYGRFPDIASFEGQLNDKVFDQTNRQILVDVLRRQYAQIDKKPDFSVLLEPNTYTVTTGHQLNIFTGPLYIIYKLITTINLARKLKETYPAYNFVPVYWMATEDHDFAEINHFSLFGKHYAWTTEQRGAVGRMNPKELKTLFNQIPEKLTLFEEAYLTHNTLADAARFYVNELFGAEGLLCLDADDAALKRVFAPVMRQELTRQTSGELVAKQTETLEELGYKTVIAPRDINLFYLDDQLRERIERKEDGSYRIVHTKRQFSEAELLHLLDEHPEQFSPNVVLRPLYQETILPNLAYIGGPSEVPYWLQLKPVFDHFQVTFPILMPRNFALYVPAVSAKRIRKLGLTPEELFRDTLALKHEFVETHARHTLKFDNENKLVHKALDNILHKAQMVDPTLERAVLAETKRFANAVARLEKKMRRAEEHNQEVGVRQLLTVKNELFPNGGLQERSENFLTFYLNDREFIQKMLSVFDPFDYRMQLCLQ from the coding sequence ATGGACTGTCAGTACCTGCCTCTCGAATCAACCGGCCAGTTTTCTACGCTTTTCCTCGATTACATTCATAAAAAAGATAGCCTCCAACCATTTTATGGTCGCTTTCCAGACATAGCGTCCTTTGAAGGTCAGCTAAACGATAAAGTTTTCGATCAGACCAACCGACAGATTCTGGTTGATGTCCTTCGGCGCCAATACGCGCAAATCGACAAAAAACCTGATTTTTCAGTCCTGCTTGAGCCAAACACCTATACAGTCACAACGGGGCACCAGCTTAACATTTTTACGGGACCGCTCTATATTATCTACAAGCTGATCACAACCATCAATCTGGCCCGTAAGCTAAAGGAAACCTATCCCGCTTACAATTTTGTGCCGGTGTACTGGATGGCGACTGAAGATCACGACTTTGCCGAAATCAATCATTTTTCGTTGTTCGGTAAACACTACGCCTGGACCACCGAACAGCGCGGTGCCGTTGGGCGGATGAACCCCAAAGAGCTGAAAACCCTCTTTAACCAGATTCCGGAAAAGCTAACGCTTTTTGAAGAAGCCTACCTAACCCATAATACCCTGGCCGATGCTGCCCGGTTTTATGTCAACGAATTATTTGGTGCCGAAGGACTGCTTTGTCTTGATGCCGACGATGCCGCTCTGAAGCGTGTATTTGCTCCGGTTATGCGCCAGGAACTAACCCGTCAAACTTCTGGCGAACTGGTAGCCAAACAAACTGAAACGTTAGAAGAACTGGGCTATAAAACGGTTATTGCCCCCCGCGATATTAATCTGTTTTACCTCGATGACCAGCTTCGCGAACGCATTGAGCGGAAAGAAGACGGCAGCTATCGAATTGTTCATACGAAACGTCAGTTTTCAGAAGCAGAACTCCTGCATTTATTGGACGAGCATCCCGAGCAATTTAGCCCAAATGTTGTATTACGGCCTTTATACCAGGAAACCATTCTCCCGAATCTGGCCTATATTGGCGGCCCCTCAGAAGTACCGTACTGGTTGCAGTTGAAGCCAGTTTTTGATCATTTTCAGGTTACGTTTCCCATTCTGATGCCGCGCAATTTTGCCTTGTATGTTCCGGCCGTAAGCGCCAAACGTATCCGAAAACTAGGCTTGACGCCGGAAGAACTCTTTAGGGATACACTCGCTCTGAAGCATGAGTTTGTAGAAACTCACGCCCGACATACCTTGAAATTCGACAATGAGAACAAGCTTGTTCATAAAGCACTGGACAATATTCTGCACAAAGCCCAAATGGTAGACCCAACACTCGAACGAGCCGTTTTGGCTGAAACAAAGCGATTTGCCAACGCAGTGGCCCGGCTTGAAAAAAAGATGCGACGCGCCGAAGAGCATAATCAGGAAGTGGGGGTGCGCCAATTGCTGACCGTTAAAAACGAACTTTTCCCCAATGGTGGTTTGCAGGAACGCAGTGAGAATTTCCTGACCTTTTATCTGAACGATCGGGAGTTTATTCAGAAAATGCTAAGCGTTTTCGATCCATTCGATTATCGAATGCAGCTTTGTTTGCAATAG
- a CDS encoding HepT-like ribonuclease domain-containing protein encodes MPASKQLKIIGEACNHVNTAIKNTFLEVQWRQVTGLRPLLVHEYFGVDASLIWDIIPNDIPVLKAQLTRILTTL; translated from the coding sequence TTGCCTGCATCAAAACAACTCAAAATTATTGGTGAAGCCTGTAATCACGTTAATACGGCGATTAAAAATACATTTCTAGAAGTACAATGGCGCCAGGTTACCGGGCTAAGGCCGCTTCTCGTACATGAATATTTCGGCGTTGATGCTTCTCTGATCTGGGATATTATTCCCAATGATATTCCTGTGTTGAAAGCTCAATTAACTCGCATTCTGACAACTTTATAG
- a CDS encoding nucleotidyltransferase domain-containing protein — translation MLCAYVFGSYARHEADSKSDLDAITEIENYTSNQAFPEFLNNSMMRFACIKTTQNYW, via the coding sequence GTGTTGTGTGCTTATGTGTTTGGTTCATATGCACGCCATGAGGCTGACTCTAAAAGTGATCTGGACGCCATTACCGAGATTGAGAACTATACAAGCAATCAGGCATTCCCGGAATTTCTGAATAACTCAATGATGCGGTTTGCCTGCATCAAAACAACTCAAAATTATTGGTGA